In Triticum aestivum cultivar Chinese Spring chromosome 5B, IWGSC CS RefSeq v2.1, whole genome shotgun sequence, the following proteins share a genomic window:
- the LOC123115192 gene encoding putative F-box/LRR-repeat protein 9, whose amino-acid sequence MAGETSIPKPMLLPLLLDRSSMGEDDAAPPVSEPPARDWSLLPLDTLSSIFVRVGAVDVLMGAGLVCRSWLEAAKLPDVWRAVVMENHDVVFLKDELVLCAMAKAAVDRSDGQLRVFAGNQFVNNVLLKYILERSPSLATLRLVSCVEVFSTRLINVIRDAPLLELRSLELDDTFITVGELTAVLESCPLLEVLRVHNCFEVYDEDEQVLRAKFARIKTMTLGCDDEFRYGSDYESYDSHHVPDFEDERTDWSL is encoded by the exons atggccggcgagaCGTCGATCCCAAAGCCAATGCTTCTGCCGCTGCTCC TCGATCGGTCATCCATGGGCGAGGACGATGCGGCGCCGCCCGTATCGGAGCCGCCGGCGAGGGACTGGTCGCTGCTGCCCCTTGACACGCTATCCTCGATCTTCGTCAGGGTCGGCGCCGTCGACGTCCTCATGGGCGCTGGCCTCGTGTGCCGCTCGTGGCTCGAGGCGGCGAAGTTGCCAGACGTGTGGCGAGCCGTGGTCATGGAGAACCACGATGTCGTGTTCCTAAAGGACGAACTTGTCCTGTGCGCAATGGCGAAGGCGGCGGTCGACCGTTCCGACGGACAGCTTCGGGTGTTCGCTGGGAATCAGTTCGTCAACAATGTGCTCCTCAAGTACATCTTGGAAAG GTCACCCTCGCTCGCTACCCTTCGGCTCGTATCATGCGTTGAAGTCTTCAGCACACGACTCATCAATGTGATAAGAGATGCACCTTTGCTGGAGCTGCGTTCCCTTGAACTCGACGACACTTTCATCACCGTCGGAGAGCTGACCGCCGTCCTTGAGAGCTGTCCCCTCCTAGAGGTTCTTCGGGTGCACAATTGCTTCGAGGTCTACGACGAGGACGAGCAGGTCCTGCGAGCGAAATTCGCCCGGATCAAGACCATGACGCTCGGGTGTGATGATGAGTTCCGCTACGGTTCCGATTACGAGAGCTACGACTCGCACCACGTTCCTGATTTTGAAGATGAGAGGACCGACTGGTCCTTATGA